Proteins co-encoded in one Capsicum annuum cultivar UCD-10X-F1 chromosome 9, UCD10Xv1.1, whole genome shotgun sequence genomic window:
- the LOC107842539 gene encoding UPF0098 protein CPn_0877/CP_0992/CPj0877/CpB0906 (The sequence of the model RefSeq protein was modified relative to this genomic sequence to represent the inferred CDS: added 11 bases not found in genome assembly), translated as MANVSDEFRLVSPNKNHEGKLPRKYTDEGQGARRNMSPPLEWYNLPEGTKSLSLVVQDIDAPDPNGPIVPWVVWVVTNIPSTLKGLPEGFSGKGEELGGDYARVKEGHNDEKVPGWRGPKLPNPGHRFEFKLFALDDELNLGNKVTKDKLLEAVEGHVLGEAVLIAIS; from the exons ATGGCAAATGTAAGTGATGAGTTCAGACTAGTGTCACCAAACAAAAATCATGAAGGAAAATTACCAAGGAAGTACACAGATGAAGGACAAGGTGCTCGGAGGAATATGTCACCACCATTAGAATGGTACAATTTGCCTGAAGGGACCAAAAGTTTGTCACTAGTAGTGCAAGATATTGATGCACCTGACCCAAATGGACCTATTGTTCCATGGGTTGTTTGGGTTGTGACTAATATTCCATCAACTTTAAAGGGTCTGCCTGAAGGATTTTCTGGTAAAGGAGAGGAATTAGGTGGAGATTATGCTCGTGTCAAGGAGGGACATAATGATGAAAAAGTCCCTGGATGGCGTGGACCCAAGTTGCCAAATCCAGGTCATAGATTTGAGTTTAAGCTTTTTGCTTTGGATGATGAGCTCAA AGGTCACGAAGGATAAACTACTTGAAGCTGTAGAGGGTCATGTTCTTGGAGAGGCTGTTTTGATTGCCATATCTTGA